The Eublepharis macularius isolate TG4126 chromosome 12, MPM_Emac_v1.0, whole genome shotgun sequence genomic sequence ggttGAGTTACCCTTGAGCCGGcttcctgaacccagcttccgccgttATTGAACTCGGGTCGTAagaagagcttgggctgcagtactgcagcttaccattctgcaccATGGGGTTCcttctgtggcaggcataactcctCAGAAAATAAAGCCAAGCATCTTAAAATTGGCCACTGGCTTCAGAATGATCATGACAGTTAAACTGCCAGACACTAAGGGAATCAGAATATCCTGGCGCACACAATCTCCTGAAGCCTTCATATCCTACTTTTGGAAGCCACAATTGTCTCTTGCAGGCATAAATCATTTGAAGATAAAGCTGGGAACCACAAATTTGTCACTAGCTTCAGAATGATGAtaatagttgcataatgaaattGGAACATTCTTgttacagaaaaaaatgaaaattcatTTGGTTCCAGCTATcccccttttccattttccaaTGCCCCATGTGGATTATATTGCTTATGGCTGAACCAAATATTGAAATTCTTTTTACAATGTATTTATGTAGTAACCTGTTTCCTTTGCATACAAAATTCCCATTATTGTTTTGTGACTTTTTTTGAGTTAATTACATATTTTCTGTCTTTAACCATTTAATTTATGCTAGAATTAGTGCAGTAAGGGTTTGCATAAGTGTGTGCTTCAAGGATGGAGGTTCcagaacaaaggaaaaacagCAAACTCATCCTTGGAACTTTTTGTGTGCTTTGCACTTGTAGTATTGATAATTTCCTAAATTATGTTTATAATACAGAATGCTTTTAAATGTGTTCAAGAAGGAAGAGGTTTAGGCTGAAAACCAAGGCTGCAGCACTGTAGCCCTAGAGCAGTTTGTTCAATTCTTGTATGGCACGTGATTTGCACGGCAACCTCTATTTGTACTCAAGCCTCTACTTCCGCTTTTGCCCTAATGGCTTACAAATATCTACCCTCTGGATATTATTTACCCTCTGGCGCAACAAGAGTACAAGGTCTTACATCCTAGTGTCTACTAGGGTCCCAGATCTGTGAAGGATAGATACAAATAGGTAAATGCAAGTAGACAGCTTGTAactaaaatgaatatactacggGAGTGCATTATGTCATAGCATTCAGGGTGACTCTACCTCATCAGAGGAAAGGCAACTGTCACCTTGGTAGTTAAATGACTGAAGTAACTGTGTCCTTCTGAACTCAATGAGGCAAAAGCAAGCTTTTGAAACAAGTTATCCGGGTCAGAACTCCTCTttcaaccagaaaaaaaaatcccatctgTTCTTCCTGAGTGCAGCCTTAAAGAAACAGGACTGAATATTATACTACAAGCAGGAATAAAGATTGTCAGAAGGAAAATCTGGTGGCAGCATTGCCCTCAGAAATCAGAATCTCTTGAATGAATCTGCAAAGGACTTGGGTTGACAACAGGAAAGCAAAAAAAGCCCCTTCCCTGTAGTAGGGGCTTAACGTAGGGCAAATGGGTCATTATTACTGTCCAAAATGGAAATCTTTACATTTGTATAATTTTTCCTTTCCTTACATCAGACTTTTCCTGCTAAACgtatcctttttttttcttttcttaatcATCTGTCCTTAACCATTTTTCTCAACAGCATTTTGGACTAGCTTGTTTTATGCACTTTTATGCCTGGTTTTTATTATGCATTTATTTCTAggtttttctcttcttttaaaatcCTATTTGATGTATTTATTCTGTTGATCTGGATTGTTTGAGTTATATTTGTATTGGTATGAGTTGTTTTTATTGACGTTACTGTTTGCTTGGTGTTGTTGTTAGTGTGTTAGTGGTAAGCAGCCTTGTGTTGGTCTGGACAGGcagcatacacattttaaaaataaatattgttgtATTGTAGATGAGGGAATGGGTTTCGAGTGCCTTTTCTAATGCTACTCATTGAAGCCATGGCTGAGATGGGCAGCATTCAGCTAGAGACTTCTTGTACTCTTCATACCTTACATACTCAAGGACGAGTCTGGTGTAGTGATCAAGGTGTTGGactacattttttaaattgtatttatttttattttattctatttatttattgtgttcTTTTTTCACTGACACTAAAGGCAGATcatacagtgcaagtcaataagaaCAATCACTATGGCATTCAATAAACAGCAATAGGGTATGGgtttcagaaatctgaaacaggcaTAAATCAGAAACAGGGAGAtaaaacactgctgaaacaaaatgtaagtaattaaacatgatatATCTACATCAAGAGACAGCACCCAGTAGAATAGTTTACCAACCTTGTCCCTatccaaagcatctctttgaacccaTTCTTACAATACAGTTCTATTATCTGAGTTGTAAAAAAACCACCATCCTGAATAATACATTTtgatatagtttgcagaaagccagtgaAATTTAGGTTCAAATGCTCACTTGGTGGTGGAACTTGGGCCAGTTGAACACCCCACAATGTTTTGAGGTAAAACGAAGAAAAGAACCATCTACGGTTCTCAGCTCTGTGGAAGATGGCTCCAATAAAATGTACTGGGTAGAATAACTATTATGTACCAGATGTTTTTGTTTGCAGTCTTCCTCCCAATGAATGGTTAGTGCTTGCCTTCAGTCAATCTTCTGACTAGAGATAATTTTGATTTTCCAGTCCTTGCCATTTGTACTGGAGGATTTTGTTTTGGGTGAAATCAAACCATCCAATTGTGTTCAATTCTGCTTCTAATTTTGCTCTGATTCTACATCCATTCATGTCCTGTGATCCCCACCATTGTCTTTTGGGGTGATCAAGTGGCACCTGCTTGGGTTTTTTGGTACatatttttcaatgttatttgtaCATAAAGAAATCAGTATATTATTATGAGTCAAATCTACAGGCTCCGTTCTGTTGATGATGGGGCATACCTTTAGTATAAGGAGCCTTGCTTTAGTGTTCCATTTATCAAACAGTTCTTGCACCAATGGAAAGATCCTTGTGAAGGAAAGTTCCATTGTTTGTGCCACTAACCCTTTGGATTCGACCGTATATTTAAAAATTATGTTTATGGAATGTATAAATACTTTCTGAAAttcatataaaataattcaatagaTATGCACAATACAAACAAATCTAGAAACCTAACTGCAGAGAACCAAAAACATTGACCAAAATATAAACCAATATgaagaaagaaatgaaaggatAGATATTCATCACTCGTTCTGCTCAATAAGAAAGAAAACAACTTTCATTTCAATATAATGTCTAAAGATTATCTTCCAGTACTTAatcccaggtgtgtgtgtgtgtgtatattttctcATTTAATAATTTTTACTTTGGGGATCAAGAAGTCATTACGAAGTCTTCAATCTATGATCAATTTATCACCATTTAGCATAGGAGGCCATTAAGAAATAAGAAATCACAAGGGAAAACCTAATATGTTATAAAAATACTTGTTTATTGAAACATTTGATACAGGttgtaactgttttttttaaaaacaactatagATGGACAGACTCACTGTAGTGAAAATCCTGAGAGCGGAAGTCATTACAAAGTCTTCAATCTATAATGAGCTCATCACCATTTAAGACAGGAGGCCATTATGAAATAACACATCACAAGGGAAAGCCAAATATCCTATAAAAATAGAGACTGGTTAATTTGAAACGTTCGGTTCATGTTTTAGCTGTTTTCGCTTGTAACATGTTTATAACAGCTATAGGTGGACAGACTCACCGTACTGAAAATCCTGAGACTAGCTTCAGAGCTTCCAAAACAGAAAGGCTGACCAAAATCCAAAGCATATTGACGTCTTTATCAAAAAAAATATGATATAAATGAAAACTCTGACCATTCTCTGCTAAAGGTAAGCCTTTCTTTGTTATTGTCGGATCTTCTGCTTTTGTTCCCACATGGTTTGTGGCAGAATGGCTCACTTTGGTCACAGCATTTTTTCAGATTTGTCACATCTGTATACTCTCCCTGTGTTGTTTCTGCATTATTATCCAATGAACAGAAGTATGAGCCTTTGTGTACTGTGAAGGGAATTAACATTTATGGAGAGAGGGGCAAAGGGTAATATTTCTCCGGAAGCAATACTCAAGaagcaagatcaaaaagagtccagtagcacctttaagactaaccaattttattgtagcataagctttcgagaatcaagttctcttcgtcagaattTCAAGGCAGTGTTTTTTTCATTTATATAGTGTTTGTGAATGAGTtcttcattttaaatttattaggCTTCCATTTCTCTTTTTTGAACACAAAGACATGTGCACAACATTTCTGGGCTGCTACCCATTTCAGACTGAAAGATGTCTATTCCAAGGGCTGAGTAGACATGCCTAGTAGTTGATCTACAGTGAAAGTTTTACTGCATCTTTTAAAGGATGATTGAAACTCAAAATTATATTCAAGAACATATTCTTAGTGCACAGAatgaggtatttttttaaaatccccctcCCCAGTGGATGCTGTGCTTGATGGTAGAACCATCACGccaatcaggcatctgatgaagagaacttgattctcgaaagcttatgctataataattaaaattggttagtcttaaaggtgctactggactctttttgattttgccaataTTACTGTGCTCCAACAGATTCATGGTACTTTTACATCAGCAACatagacacacaaacacaaacacactagGCTAGATTAGTTTTCAGATCAAACATGGCAAATTCCCTTCCTTGCTGCAGCCCCTGTGCTCATGGCCCTTCATCTTTCTCACCAGTGTAAAAGCTGCTTGGAAGCAACCCAGTATGTTTCAAGCCCCGCAGAGTCCATAAGAAATACATGGAATGtctagacagacacacacagacatacaATATAGTTAAAAATCAGTCCAATAGGCCAAGGAGGTAAAGGAGGatggagaaaggaaagaaagaacaatCGCGAAACGGTTCATTATTAAAATATACTAAAAGAGGATAGTTTGAATAAAAACAGTAGTaagggacatttaaaaaaaatacagatctCGAATTGTTCACTGAACTAGAAAACAATTACTAATATTCATAAGGAAAACAAAGTTTACTGATTAATTAAATATCCATGTTCTATTTCACCCCAGATGCAGAACACCACTACTGAACAATGGAATAACCACACTGCCATCACAGAATTCATCCTGCTTGGATTTGGAGAAACTGACAAACTGCAGATTCTTCTTTTTCTGGTTTTTGCGGTGATCTACATTCTTACCATGACAGGAAACATCCTCATTGTTATCTTGGTGGTATCTGATCAGCACCTTCAAACACCCATGTACTACTTCCTAGGGAATTTGTCCTTCTTGGAGGTCTGCTATAGCTCAACCATCCTGCCTAAGATGCTGGCCAGGTTCTTAACAGGGGACAAAACTATATCTGTTTCAGGCTGTTTCACACAATTTTTTTGCTTCGGTTGCTTTATCAGCCTTGAATGTTATCTCCTGTCACTGATGTCTTTCGATAGGTATGTTGCCATATGCAAACCACTTCATTATGCAATAATTATGAATGGCAGGATCATTCTGCACCTTCTAGTAGGTTCTTGGCTATGTGCAGCATCTATTTCAGTTCTCACCATATCTATGGTTTCACAACTATCATTTTGTGGCCCCAACGAAATTGACCACTTCTTCTGTGATTTAAGCCCATTGCTCCAACTCTCCTGCAGTGACGTAAGCCGTGTCAAATTATTGGCTTTCATATTTGGGCCAATTGATATACTACCTCCATTCATATTGACCATCACTTCTTATGTGTGCATAATTACTGCCATCTTGAGAATTTCATCCGCCACTGGGAGACAAAAAGCTTTTGCCACTTGTTCCTCTCACCTCATTGTGGTCTCCATTTTCTACGTAACACTAATGATCGTGTATATCTTGCCAAACATTAACAGTCTCAGAGATCTTAAAAAGGTGTTTTCTGTCCCATACACAGTTCTGACTCCTATGGTGAATCCCCTCATATACAGTCTgagaaacaaagaagtaaaggaaTCTTTCAAAAAAGTATTGGATAGATTCATCTGTTTTCGTGAaattaagagggtttttttaaagtaaagtttttatttaaaagaaaagatacgaataacaatagaaagtacatagaaatttatacaagcactacatttgaatgaGATTTAAACTAATAGAGaaatatattcaaagtatataacaGTACAGCTAAATTATATAATAACAGTCTTCCTTAGTTGCTTATGCCCAGACTTTAATATCAATGATTTCCAATCAAtcatctcttctgtattttatccctataatataattaccttaatttatcttagttttaaactAGATAATGAAATAAGTCTTTCCATAATGAAATAAGTCTTCTCAGAATTCCAATATTGGTCTATTGTgtacataggaagttaatttaacCATTGTGTCGGGTGCTTGGCATCATTTGTTATGCTCATTTTGCTTGAACTGCAGATGTTGCTAGCCTTGCCTCTTGGACCCGCAATGGGAAATTATGTGAGGGAAGTGTATGTTCTCACTGTTATCTGTACACTCCTTTGAACTAACTACACCAGGAACCATtctccttagtctgggaagagACACTCCCATGACCTTGAAAACCCTTATCCATCACtcctgctgttttcctgcttagatgctttcttgctgaAGCTAGATGACGttagactggggtgggggagcttaTAAGTTACCCACACATTTGGAACATATATGTGCTTGATGTTTAAATGTAactgttattcctggcaaagatggagtaagatcatgatactagtGGCTTATCAATAAAGATACCTTTATTGCTGACAGTGAAGTcctttttgagagttacttggcagagatcaggcaagagatgttcaggcTGACAAATTGGGTCAGGCTTTCCATAAAAAATACCCAGAGAAGCCAAGGGGGAGTTGATCTGGCAGATCTCTGCCAAATAACTCTCAAAAAGCACTGTGAACAGTAAAAGTATCTCAGTGGAAACACCCTGAGTTATCTGCCCTCCTCCCAATATATACAAAGATTCAAGATGTCTTTTCTGTCAAGAGTGGCACCTTCCTCTAGTTCAAAGAGCTTGCTCTGGTGGGAGATGTGTATTACCTTGGTGGAAGGCACTTTTCAATGGCAAACCATTGACAAAACAGTACATTTGGATCCAAACAATTCACATGGTATATTTCTACTATGATTGGAAAGGGTTCCTCAAGTTCCCAAAGAGATTTGCATCTCAACTTTATTATCTGAGATCCTTTCACTGGAATTTCTAGGGAATGAATCTGAGATTCTTCTCTGATGCTGAGCTAGTCACTgtaccatccatgaacaatgcaGCACAAATGGCAAATTTTGAAATTTCAAATAATTTCCCTAGTCAGTACACTGGTGGGGGGGAAACTGGAGCTTTTTGTACAATGTGATGGATGGTAAGAGAGGCAGACCTGAACTGTGTGGTAGTTCATTGGACAGCAATACTGGCATAATAAACTAAAAGCAAGTAAAATGTTTGGAACTTGAATATGAATGTAAATATAGGCCAAGAATGCTCATTTCCTGTTCTTCTTCCATGGTGCTACATGCTCACATCTTCCTTGAAGGTTCAAAGTCTAGGATCTATGCTACAACATTTAAATTCCTTTGAATTAAagctggaatttcccaactctagcttgggaaattcttggaaatatg encodes the following:
- the LOC129339256 gene encoding olfactory receptor 10A7-like — its product is MQNTTTEQWNNHTAITEFILLGFGETDKLQILLFLVFAVIYILTMTGNILIVILVVSDQHLQTPMYYFLGNLSFLEVCYSSTILPKMLARFLTGDKTISVSGCFTQFFCFGCFISLECYLLSLMSFDRYVAICKPLHYAIIMNGRIILHLLVGSWLCAASISVLTISMVSQLSFCGPNEIDHFFCDLSPLLQLSCSDVSRVKLLAFIFGPIDILPPFILTITSYVCIITAILRISSATGRQKAFATCSSHLIVVSIFYVTLMIVYILPNINSLRDLKKVFSVPYTVLTPMVNPLIYSLRNKEVKESFKKVLDRFICFREIKRVFLK